The following DNA comes from Ammospiza caudacuta isolate bAmmCau1 chromosome 7, bAmmCau1.pri, whole genome shotgun sequence.
TCACTGAAACCTACCATCTATAAACTCCCACAAAGTCTTCCAATTTTACACTTTTTCCATATCTTAGTTGTTCATTTCAGCCCCATTTTTCTTCAGTTGGTTGATATTAACAATTCTTAAGCAAAACAGAGCAGGGCAAGATCTGAATTTTGAGCCACTTAGTCTGCAATATAAAAAACTACCTAAGAAAGTGATGTAATatatgtgaaaaatgccaatcacttgtttttaaaagtttaaaagcttaatagtaataaaatggttataaaaatagtaatacaattagagtaatgataatttggacaaattgaattaggacaatatgagacaataaagaCAAAGAGTTAGGGAcatccaggtacctttttctgggcagcacggGCCCAAAAAGGGATGCTTAAAAACAAGAGCCTGTTGTATATTCATGCACTTCATACATGATACATAAATTCctttcaaacacaggattctaTCTTGTCTGTGTCAACTTCTTAATCTTAACTTCTTCCTTCAAAGTGGGAAGAAgctcatttcttctgataagagggcaataaattgTTTTGCTCTGAAAGATTTAGATTGGTTTAGGgcagaagctcactgtctaacatagatgagaggtattggaaagttattgtaaatactgtacacatagtttttagtataaagacgtaacactgccccaggggcaggcaACGTTGTTGTGATTATAGTGCaaaggttccatattgctagagtttcatacctccttgatgtttctcataggcagctcctgcaagcactgactcttccttgtcctcacagcagccactgactccagttctTCCCTCagccaaccaatccactcttttataacactcttcttattggctacagctgcagcctgtTAACAACAGGCATGCTCCTAATCTTTtataattaacccagctgcaactcttctGGGGGtaaaattactttctatactacctttatttacttatattctatccctCTACACAGTGTTTGTGGGACTGTCCTGCAGGACAgaccccagcagggcaggagaaaattttttatagataagacgcaataaacaaccttgagaccgggcattgaagagctctgactcatTCTTCAAGTgctcaggctgggaaaagagactttctcaGGGTCGCAGTGAGCCAGAAAGGCCCCGGTGGTTTTTGTGTGCCACTTACGGGGGTTAAATAGTTTCTGAGTTGGTTTTTAAGAAGTAAGTTAGTCACTATTATAACTTAGAgagttttttgtttcttttcccctaAATAATGTGTATTATGGGACACTTGGAGTATACTTAAATTCATGAATGAAAGCTTAAGATGACAAGCTCATAGACCCCGTGTGTTTACTTTGCTGAAAGAGCAGTGAAGCACAGTTGCTAATGAAAGGTGTTGCTGTTGCAGCAGAGCCCGGCAGTGTGAAGGATGCAGGCGGAGGAGAGCCCAGCGCAGCCCCCGAGCGAGGCGCCGGGGCCCGGCGGTGCCGCCTGGGACCTCACGGACAGCACCCGGCTGCAGCACTTCCTGTGCTTCGGCTCCGAGGGCAGCGCCTACCACGTCAAGGAGCACAAGCTGGGCTTTGAGAACGCCGAAGCTTTGCTGAGGCTCATTGAAGAGGGCAGAGGCTGCCAAGTTGTGGAAGAAATCAAAGCCTTTAGTCAAGAGGGCAGAGCGGCAAAACAGGAGCCCCTGCTCTTTGCCCTCGCCGTTTGCTCGCAGTGCTCTGatgccaaaacaaaacaagcgGCGTTTAAAGCTGTCCCCGAGGTGTGTTGCATACCAACCCATCTCTTTACTTTCATCCAGTTTAAAAAAGATCTGAAGGAGGGCATGAAATGTGGCATGTGGGGCCGTGCTCTGAGGAAAGCTGTTGCAGATTGGTACAATGGAAAGAATGGCATGGCTCTTGCTTTAGCAGTTACAAAATATAAGCAAAGAAGTGGTTGGTCTCATAAAGATCTTCTGAGGTTGTCCCACCTAAAACCTGCCAGTGAAGgtaataaatttttatttacctGAAAATACTGTGTTTTAAACCTTTTATATTTACTGTGGAAGTATTTTTGGAAACTTGAGTTCCATTGTAGATGAATTCTTAGTGAGGATATCCTGTAAATTGCATCTTAAAAATGTGGGTAATCATATAAAAAAAACACCTTCAAGGTAAACAGAGCTTATCCTCTTAGTGAGGATATCCTGTAAATTGCATCTTAAAAATGAGGGTGATCCTATCAAAAACCAGACCTGTTTATCTTCAAGGTAAACAGGGTTtgttcattattttctttcatatgcCAAGGGAAGACGAAATAACCCCCTCATTTTGTTCCTATTTGGCTACAAATGATGAAATAACCCTTATTTGTTATGTGGGAAGATCTGTTGACTTCAAATCTTAAAATactagaatggtttgggttgggagggaccatAAAGATGATTCAGTTCCAGCCCTTCTTCCATGGGgagggacacctcccactagcccaggctgctcagagctccatccagccttgtcttggacacttccagggatggggcagccacagcttctgtgggcaaTGTAGCAAATACATGAAGCTCCTTAGTTCTAAGGAGATGAATACACTAATTAAAAGTACTGCTCTGAATTGTGTGTGGCTGACCTTTTCAGTAGGAGTTTGGTAGGTCTGAGAATGAAACCTGCTAATTGATTTGCATGCTAGAATGATAAAATCCAGTATACAAATGGTAATCCTGCTTGAGaaatggttttcttttccatcaGGAATTGCTATAGTCACTAAGTATATTACCAAGGGGTGGAAAGATGTCCAAGAAGCTTATAAAGAGAAAGCAGTTTCTGCTGAGACTGAAAAACTCTTGAAGTATCTGGAGGCTGTGGAGAAAGTCAAACGCACAAAAGATGAATTGGAAGTTATTCATTTGATAGAGGAGTATGGTCTAGTTAGAGAGCACCTCCTGACAAACCATCTGAAATCTAAAGAGGTAGGTAACTTCCTTAGTCAAATTCTCCTCAGAGGTATGAATTCTCTACAGTGAGTAATGCTGTTCAGTCTTAAGTCtagatttcttttcaaaatagCCCTTACACTGTTTTTCAAGTTGTTTACCCAAAtagttaatttaaaataattaagacCTTAATATAATgtgtacatttattttaaaatagactTATTCAATGTACAGCTAACAATTCTTGTGCTTTGAGAATCTCATCTTTCTGtgtttcccttctctttcaTCATAGGTTTGGAAGGCATTACTCAAGGAAATGCCTATTTCTGTATTGTTGAGAAACTTAGGAAAGCTGTCAGCAAATTCAGTGCTTGAACCACGAGGTTCAGAAGTGGCAATAGTATGTGAAAAACTGAGAAATGAGAAACTGCTAAAAAAGGTGAGAACTTCATAATCAGTGCCAGCCCTTGtggattttgatttttgtttagTTATGTaagtgtattttatttaaaaactgcaGTTTAATGCCTgcaactttattttaaaacttctgtTTATAATTTCTCATTTGATTCCCCACCTGCTTTCTGAAACATTCAGATAAAATAAGTGTACTGGCAGCTATTGGATCTTTTAAGTGAGGGCTGTGGCAAGCTTTGCTAGTTGGGTTCATCAATTTCTTCTGAGTCTTATAATTCTTAAGTGACTTAAGAAAATAGAATAGCAGCTGAGGGGAAAAACAAGATGGGCAAGGGGACATTGCTCTTTTCTGATTGCTTTATTGTCCATCCAAGTGGGAGGAAagtaagaggggaaaaaagagtttTCCAAAGAGAGAATAGCATTTTCAGAGATTTAGTCaaagggagagaggatgagTGTCTTGAGCAGCAGTTTTGTGAGCTGGGAAGATAATGATCAGGACACTGAAATTCTTCAGCACTAGAGCTGAATTGAGCACAACAGAAGTCCTTTTTCCCCCATCCTATTGCAATTCCTTTTCTCTGGATACTTCCTGGAGAAGGGAGAGCAAAGATTATGGTGCAATACCTTGATGGAAGATAGACCATGCACAAGCATTCAGATTTACTGAGTTTTGATGCTGGCAGTGATTAAGGACTGAAACACCCCTACTGGATAAAGATAACAAAATGTTGATATGGTTATATAAGTTAAGTTTATACatggaaagacaaaaaaatttgGAGTGTTTTATAGCATGAGAAAAATGAATGCTATGttccaaaaataatttattatccAGTGTTACTGTATCTTGTATAAAGTTAGTTTTAAGTTGGTTCTTTTCCTTGCTCAGCTCCTTTCTCTTCAGCTGAGCAGGGACTTTGTTTTACTGTAAGCCTGTGATGGAAAATAGCACTGGACAATCATAGAGCTGCAAAATCTTACCAGAATTTTGGTGATGGCATCCCATTTGGTGTTAATTAGAGGATTCTTGAGAGGGAGTGGGGTCCATTATCAGTAACCCACAAGTATCGGTTCATCCAACAGCTGTGTAACTGCATGAACTCTTTAGGTTTAACAAATTTAAAGTAACCATATACTAAaccagtgattttttttgtagcaggaacttattttaatttctttttagtttgttacttttttttaaggagGTGAAATTTTCATGTCCTTATTTTTGATTTGTACCTGTAGGGTAGAATACATCCCTTCCATATTTTGGTTGCATTAGAAACCTACAAAGCTGGACATGGAAACAGAGGGAAGCTTTTGTGGCGTCCTGATGAAGACATTTTAGAAGCTTTAGATGCCTCATTTTACAAAGCTTTCAAGGTAATAATAGTTCTCAAATTTGTTAAGCTTTCTAAGAGTTGTGTTTTCTGAAAGCTTATCGGGAACAGTTCCTGGGGTTGGTAGCAATTCTGAAACTTTGGCAACAGCACTGTCCTGATGTTACccagaaagtggaaaaaatgcCCTCTTTAGGAGTGAAAGCAGAAGAAGAAATGAATATATAAATTATGTGTACCTAtgatatttttgtcttttattttttcagacaCTGGAACCAACAGGAAAACGCATTGTAATTGCAGTTGATGTTAGTGCATCAATGACACAAAAGGTTTTGGGCAGTGTGCTCAATGCCAGCACGGTTGCAGCAGTAATGTGTATGGTGAGGCtttcaatttcttttatttataacTGTTTTCAGCTTGAATTGCTTTTTTGATAGAAAGGTGCTCTAAAGCTGGTTAGAAACCAAGAGGAAACTCAGATATAATATTTTTTGGGTACAGGAGGTGTGACCTGGTGCCTCATTGCTGAAAGCTCCTAGCAACCATATTCAGAAACATCAGTTTGAAGAAGTTGGTTTCTGTTGTAAATCAAAGTGGTCAGGGCAGCTTTTTCACGTATCTTAGCCATAATAAAATGGCTTACTATAAGTAAAAAATGATAACTTTATCTTACACGTTTAAATTTTTTCAGAAGCATTCATAGAAATACACAGATTCGATTAAGAAATATTGGGATAATTTTCATGTCTGTTTGAGTTGTCAATGTGGCCTTTATTCACAATCACTTTCCCCTCAGTTTAGTATTCTAAAGCTTCTTGTGTTGCATTCTTTTATTGCAGAGGAATTGAACTTTTGTTGGCCCTTAAAAATAGTTAAGGTTTTATGTcagaggggagggaagaaaatggAAGTATCTTTGGTTACAGTAATTAGAGCAGTTGTTCAGCTCTTTTTGCAGtgtttatttacagaatatttatttacagaatttttaaagCGTAAAGTGAACCATTACTGTTTATGAGCAGCCATGATGATTTCAATACAAAAGCATTTGTCGTGCTGTTGCGGTAGGTAATGGCTCAGTTCAGAcattaaaaattcagaataatgtaactgaattattttcactcttttctccctctttctcagGTTGTGGCACGGACTGAGAAGGATTCCCAAATTGTTGCCTTTTCACATGAAATGGTCCCGTGTCCAGTGACAGCTGACATGACCTTACCTCAAGTTTTAGTGAAAATGTATGAagtatgtaaaaaaaaaagtctcagcAGTTACATTGTATTTTCTTTGTAATCAATCCTACTACCTTGTTTAATCTGTGTAGCTCTAGTACACGATTAGATTTTTTTGGTGCATTTTATTTAGAGAAAGCCCAGCAAACATTGTTATTTCATTTGCTGAATATTAAACACTGCAATTTAGAATGTCAGTGCTATGTCACAATGAGTTGGCTTGAaaagaatgttttaaaaaactcaaaaaaataaGTCTTGGACAAACTGAGATAAAATGAACAAGTTTAACAAAGAAGCCTC
Coding sequences within:
- the RO60 gene encoding RNA-binding protein RO60, whose protein sequence is MQAEESPAQPPSEAPGPGGAAWDLTDSTRLQHFLCFGSEGSAYHVKEHKLGFENAEALLRLIEEGRGCQVVEEIKAFSQEGRAAKQEPLLFALAVCSQCSDAKTKQAAFKAVPEVCCIPTHLFTFIQFKKDLKEGMKCGMWGRALRKAVADWYNGKNGMALALAVTKYKQRSGWSHKDLLRLSHLKPASEGIAIVTKYITKGWKDVQEAYKEKAVSAETEKLLKYLEAVEKVKRTKDELEVIHLIEEYGLVREHLLTNHLKSKEVWKALLKEMPISVLLRNLGKLSANSVLEPRGSEVAIVCEKLRNEKLLKKGRIHPFHILVALETYKAGHGNRGKLLWRPDEDILEALDASFYKAFKTLEPTGKRIVIAVDVSASMTQKVLGSVLNASTVAAVMCMVVARTEKDSQIVAFSHEMVPCPVTADMTLPQVLVKMYEIPVGTTDCSLPMIWAQKTQTAADVFIVFTDNETFAGNTPPAVALREYREKMGIPAKLVVCGMTSHGFTIADPDDRGMLDICGFDTGALDVLRNFTLDLI